One genomic segment of Tachyglossus aculeatus isolate mTacAcu1 chromosome 17, mTacAcu1.pri, whole genome shotgun sequence includes these proteins:
- the BCL7B gene encoding B-cell CLL/lymphoma 7 protein family member B produces the protein MSGRSVRAETRSRAKDDIKKVMAAIEKVRKWEKKWVTVGDTSLRIFKWVPVTDSKEKEKSKSNSSAAREPNGFPSDTSANSSLLLEFQDENSNQSSMSDVYQLKVDSSTNSSPSPQQSESLSPAHTSDFRTDDSQPPTLGQEILEEPSLPASEVADEPPTLTKEEPVPVETQVSEEAEDPGAPPLKRFCGDRPAAPPTASES, from the exons atgtcGGGCCGGTCGGTCCGGGCCGAGACCCGCAGCCGGGCCAAGGATGACATCAAAAAGGTGATGGCGGCCATCGAGAAAGTGCGGAAATG GGAGAAGAAGTGGGTGACTGTGGGTGACACGTCCCTTCGGATATTTAAGTGGGTGCCAGTGACTGACAGCAAAGAG AAAGAGAAGTCCAAGTCCAACAGTTCGGCAGCTCGGGAACCCAACGGTTTTCCCTCCGACACCTCCGccaactcctccctcctcctagagTTCCAGG ACGAGAACAGCAATCAGAGCTCCATGTCGGACGTGTACCAGCTCAAAGTGGACAGCAGCACCAATTCCAGCCCCAGCCCTCAGCAGAGCGAGTCCCTGAGCCCCGCACACACCTCCGACTTCCGCACGGACGACTCCCAGCCGCccaccctgggccaggagatcttGGAGG AGCCCTCCTTGCCTGCCTCAGAAGTCGCCGACGAACCTCCCACCCTGACGAAGGAGGAGCCCGTCCCCGTGGAGACCCAG GTTTCCGAGGAAGCGGAAGACCCTGGGGCTCCCCCGCTGAAGCGCTTCTGCGGGGACCGGCCCGCGGCGCCACCGACGGCATCCGAGAGCTAG
- the TBL2 gene encoding transducin beta-like protein 2 isoform X1, translating to MEGGSLVALSLVVGLLALAVALAAGWGRPDPGEPPGDTAGKKANGVSVKKPLGSKKLKQQQQRSRKEKHPQHNFTHPLLASALKGHSGNITCLDFSSNGKYLATCSDDRTVRIWSTKDFLERDHRCRQANVELDHATLVRFSPDCRAFIVWLANENTLRVYKMAKREDGGFTFTAAPEDFPKKHKAPIINIAIAETGKFIMTASSDTTILIWNLKGEVLATINTTQMNNAHATISPCSRFVAACGFTPDVKVWEVRFKKTGNFPEVVRAFELKGHTARVYSFAFSNDSRRMATVSKDGTWKVWDTSVEYKKQQNPYLLLTGRHDEAASRPCRLALSPDAQVLALASGCSLWLYNTRRGKQEEHFRQAHGEPVADLTFDTTGRFLASCGDRAVRVFHNAPGHRAVVEEMQGLLRKATNESTRQRLQQQLSQAQAALDSLEAPRG from the exons ATGGAGGGCGGGTCGCTGGTGGCGCTGAGCTTGGTGGTcgggctcctggccctggccgtGGCGCTGGCCGCGGGATGGGGGCGGCCGGACCCGggggagcccccaggggacaccGCCG gcaaGAAAGCAAACGGAGTTTCTGTCAAGAAGCCCCTGGGGTCCAAGAagctgaagcagcagcagcagcggagcCGTAAGGAGAAGCATCCGCAGCATAACTTCACTCATCCCCTCCTGGCTTCGGCCCTGAAG GGTCATAGCGGGAACATCACCTGCCTGGATTTCAGCAGCAATGGCAAGTACCTGGCCACCTGTTCGGATGATCGCACCGTGCGTATCTGGAGCACCAAGGACTTCCTGGAACGGGACCATCGCTGCCGGCAGGCCAACGTGGAGCTGGACCATGCCACCTTGGTGCGCTTCAGCCCTGACTGCAG AGCCTTCATCGTCTGGCTGGCTAACGAGAACACCCTGCGGGTCTACAAGATGGCCAAGCGGGAGGACGGCGGCTTCACGTTCACAGCGGCCCCCGAGGATTTCCCCAAGAAGCACAAAGCGCCCATCATCAACATCGCCATCGCGGAGACGG GCAAGTTTATCATGACCGCCTCCAGCGACACGACCATCCTCATCTGGAACCTGAAAGGAGAGGTGCTGGCCACCATCAACACCACCCAGATGAACAATGCCCACGCTACCATCTCTCCCTGCAGCAG GTTCGTGGCCGCGTGCGGCTTCACCCCAGATGTGAAGGTGTGGGAGGTTCGCTTCAAAAAAACTGGAAACTTCCCGGAGGTGGTTCGGGCGTTTGAGCTGAAGGGTCACACGGCCAGGGTCTACTCCTTCGCCTTCTCCAATGACTCGCGCCG GATGGCCACGGTCTCCAAAGACGGCACGTGGAAAGTCTGGGACACCAGCGTggagtacaagaagcagcagaaCCCCTACTTGCTGCTGACGGGGCGCCATGACGAAGCCGCGTCCCGGCCCTGCCGCCTGGCCCTCTCCCCGGATGCCCAGGTGTTGGCCCTGGCCAGCGGCTGCAGCCTGTGGCTCTACAACACCAGGCGGGGCAAGCAGGAGGAGCACTTCAGGCAGGCCCACGGGGAGCCGGTGGCCGACCTGACGTTCGACACCACGGGCCGCTTCCTGGCCTCATGTGGGGACCGGGCCGTGCGGGTCTTCCACAACGCCCCCGGCCACCGGGCCGTCGTGGAGGAGATGCAGGGGCTGCTCCGCAAGGCCACCAACGAGAGCACCCGCCAGAGACTACAGCAGCAGCTGAGCCAGGCGCAGGCCGCCCTGGACAGCCTGGAGGCCCCTCGGGGCTGA
- the TBL2 gene encoding transducin beta-like protein 2 isoform X2, whose product MAKREDGGFTFTAAPEDFPKKHKAPIINIAIAETGKFIMTASSDTTILIWNLKGEVLATINTTQMNNAHATISPCSRFVAACGFTPDVKVWEVRFKKTGNFPEVVRAFELKGHTARVYSFAFSNDSRRMATVSKDGTWKVWDTSVEYKKQQNPYLLLTGRHDEAASRPCRLALSPDAQVLALASGCSLWLYNTRRGKQEEHFRQAHGEPVADLTFDTTGRFLASCGDRAVRVFHNAPGHRAVVEEMQGLLRKATNESTRQRLQQQLSQAQAALDSLEAPRG is encoded by the exons ATGGCCAAGCGGGAGGACGGCGGCTTCACGTTCACAGCGGCCCCCGAGGATTTCCCCAAGAAGCACAAAGCGCCCATCATCAACATCGCCATCGCGGAGACGG GCAAGTTTATCATGACCGCCTCCAGCGACACGACCATCCTCATCTGGAACCTGAAAGGAGAGGTGCTGGCCACCATCAACACCACCCAGATGAACAATGCCCACGCTACCATCTCTCCCTGCAGCAG GTTCGTGGCCGCGTGCGGCTTCACCCCAGATGTGAAGGTGTGGGAGGTTCGCTTCAAAAAAACTGGAAACTTCCCGGAGGTGGTTCGGGCGTTTGAGCTGAAGGGTCACACGGCCAGGGTCTACTCCTTCGCCTTCTCCAATGACTCGCGCCG GATGGCCACGGTCTCCAAAGACGGCACGTGGAAAGTCTGGGACACCAGCGTggagtacaagaagcagcagaaCCCCTACTTGCTGCTGACGGGGCGCCATGACGAAGCCGCGTCCCGGCCCTGCCGCCTGGCCCTCTCCCCGGATGCCCAGGTGTTGGCCCTGGCCAGCGGCTGCAGCCTGTGGCTCTACAACACCAGGCGGGGCAAGCAGGAGGAGCACTTCAGGCAGGCCCACGGGGAGCCGGTGGCCGACCTGACGTTCGACACCACGGGCCGCTTCCTGGCCTCATGTGGGGACCGGGCCGTGCGGGTCTTCCACAACGCCCCCGGCCACCGGGCCGTCGTGGAGGAGATGCAGGGGCTGCTCCGCAAGGCCACCAACGAGAGCACCCGCCAGAGACTACAGCAGCAGCTGAGCCAGGCGCAGGCCGCCCTGGACAGCCTGGAGGCCCCTCGGGGCTGA